The stretch of DNA CCGAGGAACGGCGTGCCGGCTCCCACCCTGTGCCGCAGCACCTCTTCGACGCCGCTCTCGCGCAGGTTGGAGGCGGCGTCGCGAAACGCGCCCACGCCTGGCAACACGATGCCGTCGGCGGCCTCGATCAGCGCCGGGTCGTCGGTGACCACGACGTCCTCGACGCCGGCGTGCTCGAAGCTCTTCTGGACGCTGCGCAGGTTGCCCATCTTGTAGTCGACGATTGCGATGTGCGGGCTCACAGCGCGCCCTTCGTCGAAGGCACGCCGTTCACGCGCGGGTCGAGCGCGACCGCGGCCGCAAGCGCCCGCGCCACCGCCTTGAACGCGGCCTCGACGATGTGGTGCGCGTTCTCGCCCGCAAGCGAGCGGACGTGCAGCGTGATTCCCGCGTTGGTGGCGAGCGCAGTGAGGAACTCCTTGGCGAGCGTCGTGTCGAAGGTGCCGATGATCTCGATCGGCAGCGAGACGTCGTAGTACAGCGCACCCCGGCCGGAGATGTCGACGGCGGCCAGTACCAGCGCCTCGTCCATGGGCAGCGCGG from Coriobacteriia bacterium encodes:
- the hisH gene encoding imidazole glycerol phosphate synthase subunit HisH (with HisF IGPS catalyzes the conversion of phosphoribulosyl-formimino-5-aminoimidazole-4-carboxamide ribonucleotide phosphate and glutamine to imidazole-glycerol phosphate, 5-aminoimidazol-4-carboxamide ribonucleotide, and glutamate in histidine biosynthesis; the HisH subunit provides the glutamine amidotransferase activity that produces the ammonia necessary to HisF for the synthesis of imidazole-glycerol phosphate and 5-aminoimidazol-4-carboxamide ribonucleotide), with translation MSPHIAIVDYKMGNLRSVQKSFEHAGVEDVVVTDDPALIEAADGIVLPGVGAFRDAASNLRESGVEEVLRHRVGAGTPFLG
- the hisB gene encoding imidazoleglycerol-phosphate dehydratase HisB — protein: MGRSASITRETRETQITVTLDLDGGGKAAVSTGVPFFDHMLDAFGRHGLFDLTVDAKGDLEIDAHHTVEDVGIVLGQAVAKALADKSGITRFGYTALPMDEALVLAAVDISGRGALYYDVSLPIEIIGTFDTTLAKEFLTALATNAGITLHVRSLAGENAHHIVEAAFKAVARALAAAVALDPRVNGVPSTKGAL